A single Lactuca sativa cultivar Salinas chromosome 8, Lsat_Salinas_v11, whole genome shotgun sequence DNA region contains:
- the LOC128127920 gene encoding calcium-dependent protein kinase 14-like, protein MAEHELVAEEDAKLNRQSKAAINKLRKLPLLTEVLSKKQLQLEFLDHGVLTLLKNWLEPLLDGSLPNINIRAEILKILTQVENKEMQERITPLEQQLATANSSNAKSEAALAEKEIIEDEYMKKVEELKKKERELENDLVLVETSFHMIIVICLDELLQKGYNLGSGISLFIATNICESIIWKAFSPLKTIDFGLSVFFKRGETFVDVVGSPYYVALEILLKNYGPEADIWSAGAILYILLCGVPPFWGESENQIFEEILRCKLDFSSDHEV, encoded by the exons ATGGCTGAACATGAACTTGTAGCAGAAGAAGATGCAAAGCTAAACAGACAATCAAAAGCAGCTATCAATAAACTCAGAAAGTTGCCACTTCTAACTGAAGTACTATCTAA GAAACAACTTCAATTAGAGTTTCTAGATCATGGAGTTCTAACTCTTTTGAAAAACTGGCTTGAACCCCTTCTGGATGGAAGCTTGCCCAATATAAACATTCGTGCCGAAATATTGAAGATCCTAACTCAAGTAG AAAATAAAGAAATGCAAGAGAGAATCACACCGCTAGAACAACAACTGGCTACAGCCAATA GTTCTAATGCCAAGTCAGAAGCTGCATTGGCTGAAAAGGAAATCATAGAAGATGAATACATGAAAAAAGTTGAGGAGTTGAAGAAGAAAGAACGGGAGTTGGAGAATGATCTGGTTCTTGTTGAAACTTCCTTCCATAT GATCATTGTGATATGTTTAGATGAGCTTCTCCAGAAGGGATATAACCTTGGTTCTGGAATTTCATTGTTCATAGCCACTAATATTTG TGAAAGCATCATCTGGAAAGCATTTAGCCCTCTTAAAACCATAGATTTTGGATTATCGGTTTTCTTTAAACGAG GTGAAACTTTTGTAGATGTGGTTGGAAGCCCTTACTATGTTGCCCTTGAAATTTTGCTTAAAAATTATGGTCCTGAAGCAGATATATGGAGTGCTGGTGCGATTCTTTACATTCTTCTTTGTGGGGTCCCACCTTTTTGGGGAG AATCTGAAAATCAGATCTTTGAAGAGATTTTGAGGTGTAAACTCGACTTTTCTTCAGATCATGAG GTCTGA